aggctccaggctctgagttgtcagcacagagcccaacgcggtgctcaaactcacgaaccatgaaatgatgacctgagccaaagtcagatgtttaactgactgagccacccaagcacccctgttgTGATATCATCTTGATTAAAGTATACCAAGAAAAATCCAGCGTCACAGATATGTATTTGGAAAAGAGAGGAGTATTTTAGTAGCTTTTTCAGATAACTTTGGATAGTCTTTTCTGATACTATAACAAAACTCAGCAAATGGTATTTTCTTAAGTGGTTGGTTAGTTGCAATGTGTCATCTGAAACTGTATCAACAAACTTCATATTCTGTTACACTGAAATACATTAGTTTGTGTCTTGCACTGTgaaccatttctttatccatatcttattttttaacatcacAGTTTATAACATTGGtcatttgggaaacactgattCACTGAGTTATGCAGATCTTCCAAATATTGTTACATTTAgtatacaatattaaaaaaaatcacattccaTTAGTATCACCAATGATCTCATTGGGTTTGAGCACTGAGAAGCCGTCAAACTCATGGTGACCAatacaaattttccaaaattctaatttttacctgaaagctcaaattttatcatAGGCAATAAATACTGATTTCCTTGAAATGACAggctcatttcattcattttcaagagaATGAGTGGCAAATACTCAAGTCTGAGAACCACAGTTTGTCAGTCATTGTTCTCCCAAGTTATAATGGTGTTCCATGAAAAAAGCAATTAGTTCAGCTTACAATTCAAAAGTGGCACGAGTATTTTTCCTTGAGACAACATTGCGTGGCAGTACGCAGCACAATGACTTCAAGTGTACTTTTCATTTCATctcacataatatttaaaaagacgTGTGTTCAAGAATTGAAACTAACAATAATGAAGGCAAGGGGAGATCCAGTCCCCTGAGAGCCTGCATTTTGTAGTAGTGGCCGCGTTCAGCGCACACACAGCATTCTGGCCAGATTGTTCCTGCTGCCCAGTTCCAGCTCAGGTGTCCAGCCTTCCCATCAACTCTTTCAGCAGCTTACTTTTATGCTTAGGTTAGCTAGAAACAGTTTCTGTCGCTACAACCAAGAACCCTGACTGGTACTGTGCtcaagctttaaaaaacaattaaaatatttttgggtgcctggctggctcagttgagcatctgactcttgatttcagctcaggtcatgatctcagggtccatgtctgggctcctctctgggcatggagcctgcttaagattctctctctcaaaaaaagaaaaaaaaaaaaaaaaagaagaagaagaaagaaaagaaaaaaactgtataaTATACAGACTTACAGAAGTCACCTGAAAAGTGATGATAGTCTTTGGTTCAAAATCGTATGCCTCTTTTTTAACTTTTCGGACCATGTGTGGTGATCATTAACATCAGTTTTGAGCATTCACGATCTAATACCTGCCATACTAGCCTTACCTACTTACTCTCCAGCCAGAATAGATACCCTGCTTCCCCCCCACCTCAAACCTCTCCCACTTTTACCTCCATCTGGAATGCATTTTACATCTCATTTTATCCAAATGCAGACCTGTGCCTAGCTCTGTTGTCAGGGCCACCAAGAAGCTGGAAATAACCTTTGCCTTCTCTGAATTACCAAGCACAGTTATCTCTCTGGTGGCACTTAATGCTTTCCACTTTGTTATATGGTTATTTGTATATGTCTTGTTTCCACCAAGCACCTTTGACAGTTAGGACTGTGCCATACAGATCTCCACAGCACTTAACCTTGAACGAAGCAAGCACTTCAAAACACTGGATGAATGAATCTGTATACCAAATACACAAGTGCCTTCACAGGCTATTGTGATCTCAGGTTGTATAGCCCCTCAAGGACATGTCTCCAAGTTGCCGGACCTCTTTTGTCCCTTAGTGGGTCAGCTGTCTTTTTTTGCAGCTGTCAATGTGCAGCCGCCGCTTGCCCTCATTCTAGAATTGCTGTTGCTCGTCTTCAATCATCAGGAAACTAGAAAAACTTgaattttgcttatttaaaacaaaagactaTGTATGTGAGCTCTTGAGGGACTTTCCTATGAGGAAATCTTTCATACACAGGCTTTGatctttattttggatattctGAGACTTTCTGGTTTTTGGCTGATTTTAGAGACCAGACTCTCAGGAAAATGGCTGTTGGgtaatacagtgttatattttatctatatacAGTCAGAGCTCATTCAAAAGATAATTTATGGTGCTGTACATCAGGCACTTTGGGAGGGAGAAAatgcagtccctgccctcaaaaagCTGTCTTAGTAGAAAGAGCATTTTGAGTTTGTGCTAGGCATGTAAGTAGGGCATGAATACCTTTTCTTACTCAAACGGAATCATGAAGTTCTAGGTCAGCTAATCCCCAGGAACTGTGAACTGGAAAACAAGGTGGCAGAGCAGGGAGAGCTGGGGGGTAGGGTAAGATGGTGAGGGCTCTGGCTTTAGCTTGAGTTCCCCAGTCATGCTCACTTTTGGTCATTGATAGATGCGCTTTTTAATAGACCTGACCTGTCCAGTTCCCAAGCCAGCCCCGAAAGAGCAGAAACAGATTATGAAATCAGTCCTGATGACAGATTGGGTTCTGGGGTTAACCCTGGGCACCTGTGTGCCCACCTGGTCCCTAGTCTTTCCCTACTTCCACTTAGTCAAATCAAGTAGAAGCGGGCTGAATGTTCTAGGACGCCAGGACTTGGAGCCCTGTCAAAAATCCTAGACCGCTTGTCTGGGACCTTGCCTAGTTTTAttctcttacatttatttttgtctgtatcGTCTTTAAAAGTGGAGGACAAGTTCTGTTTCGTTATTTTTCCAGATTAGGGATATTGAACGGTTAAGAATTCCTTAGAATGTCAAGACACTTCCTGCAGGTGGCAACTTGTGTGCAGGTCCTGCCTGGCGCACAGGCAGCAGGTCCCTTGATAGGGTGGcagatgatatctgagtgtgggtGTACTTTGCTTTATGAACTAAGTATATTATTGAAAAGCATGCAGGTAGGTCAATACAGAAGTCAAATAGTTTAAAATGTGCTATTAATGGGTTTGTTCTCCTAGAACACAAATGAACTTTTTTATTAGTCTAAGTAAAGCATTATTAGGAAAGTAAATCTATTGAGAAAACAGTCAGCTCTTGACTATTCATGTTAATGTAACAAGCAGTGGTGGAAGTgtattttcttaatgatatttAGTTTGGAAATTACTAAAAATCTGTTCCTGCAGATAACAAATACCGTGCTGTATGCTTGCTCTGAGTCAGTTACAAATTGGTAGATCACTTGCTGTATCTCCTCCAACTATATAGACTCATAttgtcacattttaaaatcttttagagATCTGAAGCTGTTTTCCTTGGTTTCAAGGCTTCAGACAGTCAGCTTTTGCTAAAACGCTTACCTTCTCAGCATGAGCTCTTTTTGTCACTTTCACACTGGGCCTCTTGAGTTTGCTAGAGCTGCTTGAGAGCTTTGAATAACCATGATCTTGATTCATGATTCTCTTCTATCAGAGCTGAGAGTAACAACTTTTATGTCTCCcagactgaatttttaaaatacccctTCTAGATCCAAGAATGTTTTCAGATAGCCATGTTATTTAGGTTTTTTGAAATTATGATTTAAACCTCATGTTTAACTATGTGACAGATCCAACGTAAACTAGGCTAAGATAGAGGGGGAATTCATTGGCTTACGAAGTAGGAAGCCCTAGGGTGATGCCCCCTACAGTCACGGCTGGTTCCCAGGGTCTTAATGTGATCAGGACATTGTTTTTGGTGTTGGCTTCCTTCTCAGACAGGCAAAAATGGCCACCATCAGTGCTAGACTTACATCTACCTTATGACTTGCAAGCTGAGTTCAGAGAATGCCAGGGCAGACTCTAATTGGCATGGCTTGAGTCACATACCTGTAAGTCATGGGGAGTGGCCAGATCTCCCTGGATTATCTGTCCACTCTTGGAACTCAGAGGTTTAGGGCAGTCTGATCTGCACCATATGCactaagaatggatgaaaaagtgATTTCCCCCAAAGtaggcagacaaaaaaaaaaaaaaaaaaaaaaaaaaaaaaaaagttgtttcttgAGCTAGGATTTGCATGTTGATTTGTGAGATGTTAACAAGTTTCACATTGTTCCAGTTATTTGTTGCCATGTAACGAATCACTCTGCAAACTCACtggcttgaaacaacaaaaatcattttattatctctGACAGTTGTAGAGATTGGCTGGGCTCAGCTCTGGGGCTGAAGTCACTTTGAAGGCATCCTCACTGTGGGAGCAGGTGCCAACCGCCAGCTAGACTTTAGCTAGGCTTCTTCGCAGCATGGCGGCTGGGTTCCAAGAGCAAGCCAGAAAGAACAGGGGAAAGCTATGTTGCCTCTTGTGACCCAGCTCACAAGTCACACAGTGTAATTTCTGCCATAGTCATAGACTTGCCTGGCTTCAGGGGGAGTGAACACAGACCCCACCTCTTGATGAGAGGAGGGTCAGTGTCACATTGTAAGAAAGCATGCAAGATGGGAGAGCTTCATGTGGCCAGCCAtcttggaaaatacaatctgttTTATACATTGCCTTACTTAAAGTGACTAGTTTTTATAAAAAACATGAAGTATAAAATAGGCTTGGGGTGCCCTTATGTTGACAGGCTCACTTTGTTGCCCAGTGTACCTGTATTATCACTAAGGAGCGCTCTGGCTTTCTTTCCACtctcatttcctatttttaaatgatctcaaCCCACTTTATGTATAGTCATGTTTGGTAGAAAAATCAGCAACCAGCCTGTCGCTATAGaagtaaaaaacagaaagacCCTTCCTCTTTGCTTCCCTGGCACAGTCAAGGGTAGGAGGTGGGTGGGTCCCTAAGCTCAGCATCTAAAAGTTCTCCCTAGAACTTccagtgtatgattttttttattgactaGACTTCCAGCCAGTCCTCCTGTCTTGGCATCAGCTTCAGTCTGCTTCCCCTGGCACTCGTGAAGCCGGTTCCTGAGCCTTTGGGGAGGTAGGGGGCTTATATAGAAGTCAGGTTGTTTTGTCCATTGCTAGTTTAGGATTTAGCTCTCTGGGCTTGTTGAGTCAGCActcattcatttttctgcttaCCAGCTTCCAAAATGCCACTGCTACTTCTTTCCCATTCTTCTTGTCCTTGTGGGTTTATACCTTTTAAACAGCAAatccatgggtgcctgggtggctcagttggttaagcatctgagccctgcgtcgggctctgtgctgacagctcagagcctggcctgcttcagattctgtgttcccccctctctctgcctctcccctgttctctgtctcggtctctctcaagaataaacaaaaataaaaaaaaaaaaatttaaacagcaaATCCAAAAACTTTAGTGTCCGTTTAATGGGGTTTCAGCAGTGAGTGGGGGTAAATGCATGTGTGCGATCTATCACTGTCTATAGCTGGAAATCTTACCCACTCATACCGATTTGCCCCTTGACTTCCTTAAGATTGCTGAAAGACTGGAATTTCTTGGGAGCTTATTCTTTGTCCTTAGGGAATGCAGAATTCGAATTAACTTCTGCGGGATAGATATTCCGTCACTTACACACTGGGTCCTAAGTGTTACAAGGGTCAGTCCTATGAAGAGTGAAGGGGAGCCTGTAAATAGCCAGTAGCTGGTCCCACGTGTACATGTGTCCAGGACCGTTAGCTGAATGGGCATTTGCTCCTCATTGGACAGGTTTTTAGTCTGTGTGCCCATGATCAGAAATATCAAAAGCTTTAAAAGGCCCAAGCTGGGCCATCCACATCTCTTTTCATCACACCCTCTGTGCTCTGACTTTGATTTCAGCTTTTCTAAGTcttaactctttctttctttttttttttctgtaggatcATGGATTTTCCTGGACACTTTGAACAGATCTTCCAGCAACTGAACTACCAGAGACTTCACGGTCAGCTCTGTGACTGTGTCATTGTAGTGGGGAATAGACATTTTAAAGCCCACCGATCTGTACTGGCAGCATGCAGCACGCATTTCCGAGCCCTGTTCTCCGTGGCAGAGGGAGATCAGACCATGAACATGATCCAGCTGGATAGCGAGGTAGTGACAGCGGAGGCCTTTGCTGCACTGATTGACATGATGTACACCTCCACCCTCATGCTGGGGGAGAGCAACGTTATGGATGTCTTATTGGCAGCCTCTCACCTGCATTTGAACTCTGTCGTTAAGGCATGTAAACATTACTTAACGACAAGGACGCTGCCCATGTCTCCCCCCAGTGAGCGCGTCCAGGAGCAGAGTGCCCGCATGCAGCGCTCCTTTATGCTGCAGCAGCTGGGGCTGAGCATCGTGAGCTCGGCCCTCAATTCCAGCCAGAGTGGCGAGGAGCAGCCAGCCCCCCTGAGCTCGTCGATGCGCAGCAACCTGGACCAGCGGACACCCTTCCCCATAAGACGCCTTCATAAACGCAAGCAGTCTGCAGAGGAGCGGGCCAGACAGCGCCTCCGACCCACCATGGAGGAGGCCGCCATCGCTGACGTCACGCCAGAGAACGGGCCGTCAGGGGTCCATTCTCGGGAGGAGTTCTTCTCACCAGACTCCCTGAAAATGGTGGATAACCCTAAGGCTGACGGAATGACCGACAACCAGGAAGATAGTGCCATCATGTTTGACCAGTCTTTCGGTGCTCAAGAAGATGCCCAGGTGCCCAGCCAGTCTGACAACAGTGCCAGCAACATGGCCCAGTTGTCCATGGCCTCTCGTGCAACTCAGGTGGAGACCAGTTTTGAGCAGGAAGCTGCGACCGAGAAAAGTGGTTTTCAGTGTGAAAATCCTGAGGTTGGCCTTGGTGACAAGGAACACATGAGAGTGGTGGTTAAATCTGAGCCCCTGAGCTCTCCTGAGCCTCAGGATGAAGTGAGTGACGTGACCTCACAGGCAGAAGGCAGCGAATCTGTGGAAGTGGAAGGGGTTGTGGTCAGTGCCGAGAAGATAGACCTCAGCCCTGAAAGTAGCGATCGGAGTTTCTCGGATCCCCAGTCTAGCACTGACAGGGTAGGTGACATCCATATTTTGGAAGTCACAAATAACCTAGAACATAAATCGACTTTTAGCATCTCGAATTTTCTTAACAAGAGCAGAGGAAGTAACTTTAGTGCAAATCAGAACAATGATGATAACATCCCAAACACCACCAGTGACTGCAGGTTGGAGGGCGAGGCCCCTTATTTGTTGAGTCCAGAGGCTGGGCCTGCTGGCGGGCCCTCCTCGGCCCCTGGCTCTCACGTGGAGAACCCATTCAGTGAGCCTGCGGACTCCCACTTTGTCAGGCCTATGCAGGAAGTGATGGGCCTGCCCTGTGTGCAGACTTCAGGCTACCAAGGAGGAGAACAGTTTGGGATGGATTTTTCCAGGTCCGGTTTGGGCCTCCACTCCTCCTTCTCCAGGGTCATGATGGGCTCCCCAAGAGGAGGAGCCAGTAACTTTCCGTACTACCGACGCATAGCTCCCAAAATGCCGGTTGTAACTTCTGTCAGGAGCTCCCAGATCCCAGAAAACTCTGCCGGTTCCCAGCTAATGATGAATGCGGCCACGTCCTCGTTTGAGAACGGCCATCCTTCGCAGCCTGGCCCTCCGCAGCTGACCAGGGCATCTGCTGACGTTCTGTCAAAGTGCAAGAAGGCCTTGTCAGAGCACAACGTCTTGGTCGTAGAGGGGGCTCGCAAGTACGCCTGCAAAATCTGCTGCAAGACTTTTCTGACCTTGACAGATTGCAAGAAGCACATCCGTGTTCACACAGGTGAAAAACCCTACGCCTGCCTCAAGTGCGGCAAGAGGTTCAGTCAGTCCAGCCACCTGTATAAACATTCAAAGACCACCTGCCTGCGCTGGCAGAGCAGCAACCTGCCCAGCACTTTGCTCTAACCCCGACCTCCTGAGATCACGCCGACGCCAGCTGCGGGACCGAGGCCATCATCTCCTCTGGTTGGTGGTTCACGCCGTCGGGGCGGAGGCTTCAGGCCGCCCAGTGGCTCCGCAGATTCCTGTGGCTGGTACGTGGGGAGCGAGTACGTGTAGCACGTATGCTGCTGCATTTCCGAGTGAAATGCACACTTTTGGAGAGGGACGTGGTCCCTGAAACCAAGTTCTTCCTTAGGGTTGAGTAATTCAGTCAGAAAGTAGTTTGTAATTGATGGTGTGAAAAGtggcacatttaaaaattaagaattgaagtgcaaaaaaatttttttagcaattTTTGTAAAACTCTGTGAAGCATTTAATTAAATTTCCTATATCCTCTGAGGGGAATATTATATATCTGTACGGTGATGCAAAATGCACTTACGTGTAACCAGTGGCGATCTCGTGCCTGTCTGAAAGGAAGGCCCTTGAGGACACGCCTGTCCGCCACGAATGCTTTAAAGTGTATCATGAGCTAGTCCTAGGCCTCAGAaagtactgtattttaaatttccgTCTCATTTGCAGTCACAGACACTGCACTTTGATGGTGCTGACACTGGGTCCAGAGCGAGCGTTCTCCGGACCGTTAGGTGTACATACTTTTGAAAACATCACTGCTGGATAGATGTTTGAACAATTTCTCCTGCTTTTCAAAGCAGAGCTGTAAATGGAGTATGTACTTGTAGGGAGTGACAAGTGAGGTATTGTTTCTGTATGTGCTGTTTTAGTGGGGTCTTAACCAACTTGTGTCACATATGTTACAGTTCCATGTTTGGAAGTCAGAAAAGagctggtatttgtctttgttttaatggTGTGGAGTCCTGTTTTGTGGGATCTTTCATGGCGCATTTACCCTGCGCTCCATCCAGGCTTCGGGGGCCGGGCCAGCCTGACACATCTCACCCAGCGACAAGCCCATTCTCTGCTTCGCTTCTTCACACTCTCTTGCCTCGTGTGGCATCTTTCCCAGGCCTACGTTACTGTTTTTGTTGCAGACTAACCAAAAATGATGTTAACCCCCTCCACCGTgggttttattacttttatatacTGTAGTTTTAAAGTGTAGACCTGAGCTTTTCCTGTTGTTTCCCCCACCCAATACTGAATGTTTAAAATCCAAACGTAGCAGTGTTCCCAGATAACTCTTTTCCAGACTCTGTAAGAGAGCtgggcagcccagagcctggcagtcACCAGGCAGCACCGGACACTGAGGAGACATCTGGGCCACTGCCCGGGGGctctctgggccccagggcctcgctttcccagcccctcctgcGCTGTCAGGGCTGCTGCTGGCACCTGTGTTAGGTCGAGCCCTGGCTTCTGTGCCTCGAGGGGGACGTGCCTCTGTAGAGCTCGTGAAGTCAGTGTAATTCATGCACGAACAGGAGTTCAGTTTTTACACAGCTCTTTTAGAGACACCAAACCATTGTGCATAATCGAGAGAAATCCTTCCTTTGTTTAGCAAGCTAAGTACGTGTAGCCTGAAACAATCGGCATGGGTTTTCTCCCCTGAATCTAGCGTGTGCAGTTACACACCTGTCTGTGGATAAAATCCTAACGTTCAGAGTCGGGCTCAGCATCGACCTGTGAACTGAGCCCCAGGGAGAAAAGCCAAAAGAGAAACTTCTGTGATTCCTCTCCTTTCC
The Prionailurus viverrinus isolate Anna chromosome D4, UM_Priviv_1.0, whole genome shotgun sequence genome window above contains:
- the ZBTB5 gene encoding zinc finger and BTB domain-containing protein 5; the encoded protein is MDFPGHFEQIFQQLNYQRLHGQLCDCVIVVGNRHFKAHRSVLAACSTHFRALFSVAEGDQTMNMIQLDSEVVTAEAFAALIDMMYTSTLMLGESNVMDVLLAASHLHLNSVVKACKHYLTTRTLPMSPPSERVQEQSARMQRSFMLQQLGLSIVSSALNSSQSGEEQPAPLSSSMRSNLDQRTPFPIRRLHKRKQSAEERARQRLRPTMEEAAIADVTPENGPSGVHSREEFFSPDSLKMVDNPKADGMTDNQEDSAIMFDQSFGAQEDAQVPSQSDNSASNMAQLSMASRATQVETSFEQEAATEKSGFQCENPEVGLGDKEHMRVVVKSEPLSSPEPQDEVSDVTSQAEGSESVEVEGVVVSAEKIDLSPESSDRSFSDPQSSTDRVGDIHILEVTNNLEHKSTFSISNFLNKSRGSNFSANQNNDDNIPNTTSDCRLEGEAPYLLSPEAGPAGGPSSAPGSHVENPFSEPADSHFVRPMQEVMGLPCVQTSGYQGGEQFGMDFSRSGLGLHSSFSRVMMGSPRGGASNFPYYRRIAPKMPVVTSVRSSQIPENSAGSQLMMNAATSSFENGHPSQPGPPQLTRASADVLSKCKKALSEHNVLVVEGARKYACKICCKTFLTLTDCKKHIRVHTGEKPYACLKCGKRFSQSSHLYKHSKTTCLRWQSSNLPSTLL